From one Alicyclobacillus acidocaldarius subsp. acidocaldarius Tc-4-1 genomic stretch:
- a CDS encoding MaoC family dehydratase N-terminal domain-containing protein, giving the protein MELADFERLLGVWSKPVKNEVEKGAIRKFADAIGDPNPLYYDEERAAQSRFGRLVAPPTFSRTFDYGVIPGLEMPTEGLIHGEMFYTYYKPILAGDVLYASFALTDVKERSGKLGRMILLVFTYKVENEAGELVQEAKSIVIYRPEGGGAK; this is encoded by the coding sequence ATGGAACTCGCGGATTTTGAGCGGTTGCTCGGCGTGTGGTCCAAACCGGTCAAGAACGAGGTGGAGAAAGGGGCCATTCGAAAGTTCGCGGACGCGATTGGCGATCCAAACCCCCTCTACTACGACGAGGAGCGCGCGGCGCAGAGCCGGTTCGGCCGCCTCGTGGCGCCCCCGACGTTCAGCCGCACGTTCGACTACGGCGTGATTCCGGGCCTCGAGATGCCGACGGAGGGCCTGATTCACGGCGAGATGTTCTACACGTATTACAAGCCCATCCTCGCGGGCGATGTGCTATACGCGAGCTTCGCGCTCACGGACGTGAAGGAACGGTCCGGCAAGCTCGGCCGGATGATCCTGCTCGTCTTCACGTACAAAGTGGAGAACGAAGCCGGCGAACTGGTTCAGGAGGCGAAGTCGATCGTGATCTATCGACCGGAAGGGGGCGGGGCGAAATGA
- a CDS encoding MaoC/PaaZ C-terminal domain-containing protein yields the protein MTAKRYQPGDHLTPLTKPPVTKIQLVKYSGASGDFNPIHTVEEFAKEAGLGGVIAHGMLTMGFVAQMLTDEIGEEGDLLSFGVRFVDMVRPGDIITCDGVVQEVKEEEGYQVVTCDVWAQKSPGDVRVVQGTATFRKPLT from the coding sequence ATGACGGCGAAGCGATATCAGCCGGGCGATCACCTCACGCCGCTTACCAAGCCGCCCGTGACCAAGATTCAGCTCGTGAAGTACTCGGGCGCGTCGGGCGACTTCAACCCCATTCACACGGTGGAGGAGTTCGCCAAGGAGGCAGGGCTCGGCGGGGTCATTGCGCACGGCATGCTGACGATGGGCTTCGTGGCGCAGATGCTGACGGACGAGATCGGCGAAGAGGGCGATCTGCTGTCGTTCGGCGTCCGGTTCGTTGACATGGTGCGGCCGGGTGATATCATCACCTGTGACGGCGTCGTCCAAGAGGTGAAAGAGGAAGAAGGCTATCAGGTGGTGACGTGTGACGTCTGGGCGCAGAAGTCGCCAGGAGACGTCCGCGTCGTCCAGGGTACGGCGACGTTCCGCAAACCGCTCACCTGA
- a CDS encoding IclR family transcriptional regulator, translated as MDYQVPSVALAARVLKLLSRHKYRQSTLTEIAERLGVNKTTCLRVLRTLEREDFVSYDPQSRRYSLGPYLIPLGARAADLNDVYAHALAELHQVAAHTGMTAVLVKRLRDDRVIYIGSAEPPGDGVRIAVSVGQQFPVYGAAFGRCFLAYDDESTWRRVLREGLKAYTPNSITDEEEYVRLLQEVREKGYAVSHGELWPGISAVAVPVFNQQNKVDLVLSCLTMTSVIQDEDVERAVKALKESATKVSAWSGYQGRS; from the coding sequence TTGGACTACCAAGTGCCATCTGTCGCGCTCGCGGCGCGCGTTTTAAAGCTGTTGAGCCGTCACAAGTATCGGCAATCCACGTTGACCGAAATTGCCGAGCGGCTCGGCGTGAACAAGACGACTTGCCTGCGCGTGCTGCGGACGTTGGAGCGCGAGGATTTCGTCTCCTACGATCCGCAGTCGCGCCGCTACAGCCTGGGCCCTTATCTTATCCCGCTCGGCGCCCGGGCGGCAGATCTGAATGACGTCTACGCGCACGCGCTTGCTGAACTGCATCAGGTCGCCGCGCACACGGGCATGACGGCCGTCCTCGTCAAGCGGCTGCGAGACGATCGCGTCATTTACATCGGCTCCGCCGAGCCGCCGGGCGACGGGGTGCGCATCGCGGTGTCCGTGGGGCAGCAGTTCCCCGTGTACGGCGCCGCCTTCGGCCGCTGCTTTTTGGCGTATGACGACGAGTCCACGTGGCGTCGAGTGCTGCGAGAGGGGCTCAAAGCCTACACGCCAAATAGCATCACCGATGAAGAGGAGTACGTGCGCCTCCTCCAGGAAGTGCGCGAAAAGGGGTACGCGGTCTCCCATGGCGAGTTGTGGCCTGGTATTTCGGCAGTCGCGGTGCCGGTCTTCAACCAGCAGAACAAGGTCGATCTCGTCCTCTCCTGCCTCACGATGACGTCGGTCATCCAGGACGAGGACGTGGAGCGGGCGGTGAAGGCGCTCAAGGAGAGCGCCACCAAAGTCTCGGCGTGGAGCGGATATCAAGGTCGGTCGTAG
- a CDS encoding phosphotransferase family protein has translation MDISTVPGVMPVREEDQLDWEGLRTYLVREGVLPSDSGPLMAVQFPTGASNLTYLIQSGEFVAVLRRPPHGPLPPRAHDMGRESSILAKLHPHFPKAPKPYAYCEEPRVIGVPFFVMEYRPGVPLDDAFPEDFAYAPEVGRAISERAIQALAELHAVDPVASGLIQFGKPEGFLRRQVDGWIERFHRSRTDEDVPHADAVMAWLSGHAPESRDVTVIHNDFKLNNMLFAPPAYQHIVGIVDWEMATVGDPLFDLGVMLSYWTEPSDPPALQALFPSVTTLEGFYSRREMAERYAQETGRSVHDMKFYYVFGVFKLAVILQQIYVRYKLGKTSDARFARFGDGIRALVEHARAEIDRP, from the coding sequence ATGGACATCAGCACCGTGCCCGGCGTCATGCCGGTTCGCGAAGAAGATCAACTGGATTGGGAAGGACTCCGGACTTACCTCGTGCGCGAGGGCGTGCTTCCATCGGATTCCGGCCCGCTGATGGCTGTTCAGTTCCCGACCGGCGCGTCGAACCTCACGTACCTGATTCAGAGCGGCGAGTTTGTGGCCGTCCTGCGCCGCCCGCCCCACGGCCCGCTCCCCCCGCGGGCGCACGACATGGGGCGCGAGTCGTCCATCCTCGCGAAGCTCCATCCGCACTTCCCGAAAGCGCCGAAACCGTATGCCTACTGCGAAGAGCCGCGAGTCATCGGCGTGCCGTTTTTCGTCATGGAGTACCGCCCGGGCGTCCCGCTGGACGACGCGTTCCCCGAGGACTTCGCCTATGCGCCCGAGGTGGGGCGGGCCATCTCCGAGCGCGCGATTCAGGCGCTCGCGGAGCTGCACGCCGTGGACCCGGTGGCATCCGGTCTCATCCAGTTTGGCAAGCCCGAGGGCTTTCTGCGCCGCCAGGTCGACGGGTGGATCGAGCGATTCCACCGGTCTCGCACGGATGAGGACGTGCCGCACGCGGACGCCGTCATGGCGTGGCTCAGCGGCCACGCCCCGGAATCGCGCGACGTCACCGTCATCCACAACGACTTCAAGCTGAACAACATGCTGTTTGCCCCGCCGGCGTATCAACACATTGTCGGCATCGTGGACTGGGAAATGGCAACTGTTGGAGATCCACTCTTCGATCTCGGCGTCATGCTGAGCTACTGGACCGAGCCGTCCGATCCGCCGGCGCTCCAGGCGCTCTTCCCGTCCGTGACGACGCTCGAAGGTTTTTACTCGCGCCGCGAGATGGCGGAGCGGTACGCACAGGAGACGGGGCGTTCGGTCCACGACATGAAGTTTTACTATGTGTTCGGCGTGTTCAAGCTCGCCGTGATCTTGCAGCAGATTTACGTGCGATACAAGCTGGGCAAGACGTCCGACGCCCGTTTCGCCCGCTTCGGCGACGGCATCCGGGCGCTTGTGGAACATGCCAGGGCCGAGATCGACCGCCCCTGA
- a CDS encoding DUF2785 domain-containing protein, giving the protein MIEPLRDLARRDDALLRKAYDECPIELLNRLLAGLHAPDGEVCDEIAYSLFCRLLEMGAIPPEQLAWLFEQLLSDDHLFYGIGRVGDDSVFGRSFSALVAGYILDVDARRRVLERDIVLHAIASIARYASCERDRRGYVPGKGWAHSAAHTADALAACAQHPVAAEAE; this is encoded by the coding sequence ATGATCGAGCCCTTGCGCGATCTCGCCCGACGTGACGATGCCCTGTTGCGTAAGGCGTATGACGAATGCCCCATCGAATTGCTCAATCGCCTGCTCGCCGGACTGCACGCGCCGGACGGCGAAGTCTGCGACGAGATCGCCTATTCGCTGTTCTGCCGTTTGCTCGAGATGGGGGCGATCCCGCCTGAGCAGTTGGCGTGGCTCTTTGAACAATTGTTGAGCGACGATCATCTGTTTTATGGCATAGGCAGGGTGGGGGACGACAGCGTCTTCGGGCGCTCCTTCAGCGCGCTCGTCGCCGGGTACATCCTCGACGTCGATGCCAGGCGGCGCGTGCTTGAGCGCGATATCGTCCTTCACGCGATAGCCAGCATTGCGCGGTACGCGTCTTGCGAGCGGGATCGCCGTGGTTACGTGCCGGGCAAGGGCTGGGCGCATAGTGCCGCGCACACCGCAGATGCGCTCGCGGCCTGTGCGCAACATCCCGTCGCGGCCGAAGCGGAATGA
- a CDS encoding helix-turn-helix domain-containing protein, with the protein MIEHRRVPLSQMESRLLELFLSHEGEVLTRDAIANALWKGHVNPKGIAKLVSRLPCPF; encoded by the coding sequence ATGATCGAACATCGCCGTGTTCCGCTCTCGCAAATGGAGTCAAGACTTCTGGAACTCTTTCTCAGCCACGAGGGAGAAGTCTTGACGCGGGACGCGATCGCGAACGCTCTGTGGAAAGGGCACGTAAATCCGAAAGGCATCGCCAAGCTCGTGTCAAGGCTGCCTTGTCCATTCTGA